From one Streptomyces sp. Q6 genomic stretch:
- the rsgA gene encoding ribosome small subunit-dependent GTPase A, with protein sequence MFPSHASPHSSALSFPSHDLTPADYGWDAERERSFAPSRGEDLVPGRVVRAERGLCDVVAETGPVRAMVVPSSDTGDRLTPCTGDWVAVRPAAAAASPVIVEVLERRTAVRRSTSSRTSHAQVLAANVDTVAVAVSLSDPLKLGRVERMLALAWESGATPVVVLTKADRCADPASAAAEVAEAAPGVEVLVTSATTGEGVDVLTAVLSGTVVLLGPSGAGKSTLGNRLLGEDLLATGAVRGSDGKGRHTTAWRELLPLPHGGVLLDTPGLRGVGLHDADDGLDHTFAEITELALDCRFADCAHTGEPGCAVLAAIENGHLTRRRLDSYHRLQRENTYAASRTDARLRAELERPRKEISRHLRALKQSPNFKA encoded by the coding sequence GTGTTTCCTTCACATGCTTCACCACACTCCTCTGCTCTCTCCTTCCCTTCGCATGACCTGACTCCGGCCGACTACGGCTGGGACGCGGAGCGCGAGCGCTCCTTCGCCCCGTCGAGGGGCGAGGATCTGGTCCCGGGCCGCGTGGTGCGGGCCGAACGCGGTCTGTGCGACGTCGTCGCCGAGACCGGGCCTGTCCGCGCGATGGTCGTGCCGTCCTCGGACACCGGGGACCGGCTGACGCCGTGCACCGGTGACTGGGTGGCCGTCCGGCCCGCGGCCGCGGCCGCGTCGCCCGTCATCGTGGAGGTACTGGAGCGCCGGACCGCCGTGCGGCGCTCCACCTCTTCGCGTACGTCGCACGCCCAGGTACTGGCCGCGAACGTCGACACCGTGGCGGTGGCCGTCTCTCTCTCCGATCCGCTCAAGCTCGGGCGGGTCGAGCGGATGCTCGCCCTGGCCTGGGAGAGCGGCGCCACCCCGGTGGTGGTCCTCACCAAGGCCGACCGGTGCGCCGACCCGGCCTCCGCGGCGGCCGAGGTCGCCGAGGCGGCCCCGGGAGTGGAGGTGCTGGTCACCAGTGCCACCACCGGCGAGGGCGTCGACGTACTCACCGCGGTCCTGTCGGGCACGGTCGTCCTGCTCGGGCCCTCGGGCGCGGGCAAGTCCACCCTCGGCAACCGCCTCCTGGGCGAGGACCTCCTCGCGACCGGCGCGGTGCGCGGCAGCGACGGCAAGGGCCGGCACACCACCGCGTGGCGGGAGCTTCTGCCGCTGCCGCACGGAGGTGTCCTGCTGGACACACCCGGCCTGCGCGGCGTGGGTCTGCACGATGCCGACGACGGCCTCGACCACACCTTCGCCGAGATCACCGAACTGGCCCTGGACTGCCGGTTCGCGGACTGCGCCCACACCGGTGAGCCGGGGTGCGCGGTGCTGGCCGCCATCGAGAACGGACACCTCACCCGACGGCGCCTCGACAGCTACCACCGGTTGCAGCGCGAGAACACCTATGCCGCCTCCCGCACCGACGCGCGGCTGCGCGCCGAGCTGGAACGGCCGAGGAAGGAGATCTCGCGCCATCTCCGTGCCCTCAAGCAGTCCCCGAACTTCAAGGCATGA
- a CDS encoding alpha/beta hydrolase, with the protein MSNLPDPVTPYLEPAARELAEATDPHPRIYEVPPEQGRDILAGLQSGEGVDRPEVDEEWVDVDAGEWGTVRTRVIRPKGASGPLPVVVYIHGAGWVFGDDKTHDRLFRELVVGAGAVGVFPVYDRAPEAKYPTQVEQNYAVGQWVRKNGADHGMDTSRVAVTGESVGGCMSAVFALMNKERDDGLDLKAQVLLYPVTDADFDTPSYLQFAEGYYLTRDGMKWFWDAYTTDPAERKQHYASPLQSSLDQLKGLPTTLVITDEADVLRDEGEKYANKLREAGVDVTSVRVAGMVHDFLLLDSLRDTRAANVARKLAVDALRTALHDS; encoded by the coding sequence ATGTCGAACCTGCCTGACCCCGTCACCCCGTACCTTGAGCCCGCTGCCCGCGAACTCGCCGAGGCCACCGACCCCCACCCGCGGATCTACGAGGTTCCGCCCGAGCAGGGCCGGGACATCCTCGCCGGTCTCCAGAGCGGCGAGGGGGTGGACCGGCCGGAGGTCGACGAGGAGTGGGTCGACGTGGACGCCGGCGAGTGGGGCACGGTCCGCACGCGCGTCATCCGCCCCAAGGGTGCCTCCGGCCCGCTGCCCGTGGTCGTCTACATCCACGGCGCGGGCTGGGTGTTCGGCGACGACAAGACCCACGACCGTCTCTTCCGCGAGCTTGTCGTCGGCGCCGGCGCCGTAGGCGTCTTCCCCGTCTACGACCGCGCGCCGGAGGCGAAGTACCCGACGCAGGTCGAGCAGAACTACGCGGTCGGCCAGTGGGTCCGGAAGAACGGCGCCGACCACGGGATGGACACGTCCCGGGTGGCGGTGACCGGCGAGTCCGTCGGCGGGTGCATGTCCGCCGTCTTCGCCCTCATGAACAAGGAGCGCGACGACGGTCTCGACCTGAAGGCCCAGGTCCTGCTCTACCCGGTGACCGACGCGGACTTCGACACCCCGTCGTACCTTCAGTTCGCGGAGGGCTACTACCTCACGCGCGACGGAATGAAGTGGTTCTGGGACGCCTACACGACCGATCCCGCCGAGCGGAAGCAGCACTACGCGTCCCCGCTCCAGTCCTCCCTCGACCAGCTCAAGGGGCTGCCCACCACGCTGGTCATCACGGACGAGGCCGATGTCCTGCGCGACGAGGGCGAGAAGTACGCGAACAAGCTCCGCGAGGCCGGGGTCGACGTGACCTCCGTGCGAGTCGCCGGCATGGTCCACGATTTCCTGCTCCTCGACAGCCTCCGTGACACCCGCGCGGCGAACGTCGCCCGCAAGCTGGCCGTCGACGCGCTGCGGACCGCCCTGCACGACAGCTGA
- a CDS encoding MFS transporter, with protein sequence MAASPAAVGGRPQRVVLLTVTCLGQFMVLLDNTIVGAALPDMQHRLHTELTGLQWIVDAYVLLVAMLLLSGGVFADRFGRKRVYLTGVVVFTTASGVCALAPSLGWLIAGRVLQGVGAAALAPASLALLAAAHPVPQERVRAIGLWAGLSGIGLAAGPVAGGVLTDAFGWPAIFLVNLPIGVILLLLGLRSLEETRNPNAHAIDVPGTVLSVLAVGTLTYGLIEGGARGWTSPLILGSFAAALVLLAAFIAVEARRSAPMLPLRLFRERLFTVSNTAMVVVGFALMGSSFFFSQFFVYVQGSSILRAGLQTLPMSLGMVIVSPYAGRLAARHGFRVVVTIGLALAGLGLLALGTVHADTGYGNVWWRLGIVGVGFALTMSPLTGAAIQAVSAREGGLASGISSTTRQIGAVLGVAVLGAVVRARQSGGASFEAGLDSAFLVAGAATTATAVFTGLWLARSHPADGSAAPLRSADPAEVTESNKASTSSR encoded by the coding sequence TTGGCTGCATCGCCTGCGGCCGTCGGCGGTCGACCCCAGCGGGTCGTGCTGCTCACGGTGACCTGCCTGGGCCAGTTCATGGTGCTGCTCGACAACACGATCGTGGGAGCGGCGCTGCCCGATATGCAGCACCGGCTGCACACGGAGCTGACCGGTCTGCAATGGATCGTCGACGCGTACGTCCTGCTGGTCGCCATGCTGTTGCTGTCCGGCGGTGTCTTCGCCGACCGGTTCGGCCGCAAGCGGGTGTACCTGACCGGCGTGGTGGTGTTCACCACTGCGTCCGGGGTGTGCGCCCTCGCACCCTCGCTCGGCTGGCTGATCGCGGGCCGGGTGCTCCAGGGCGTCGGGGCCGCGGCGCTGGCCCCTGCCTCGCTCGCCCTGCTCGCCGCCGCCCATCCCGTACCGCAGGAACGCGTCCGGGCGATCGGGCTGTGGGCCGGACTCAGCGGAATCGGTCTGGCCGCGGGCCCCGTCGCCGGCGGCGTCCTGACGGATGCCTTCGGCTGGCCCGCCATCTTCCTGGTCAACCTGCCGATCGGCGTGATTCTGCTGCTGCTCGGTCTGCGCAGCCTTGAAGAGACCCGCAACCCGAACGCCCACGCGATCGACGTCCCGGGGACGGTCCTGTCCGTTCTGGCGGTGGGGACGCTGACGTACGGGCTGATCGAGGGCGGTGCGCGCGGCTGGACGTCACCGCTGATCCTGGGCAGCTTCGCCGCCGCGCTGGTCCTCCTCGCCGCCTTCATCGCGGTCGAGGCGCGTCGGTCCGCTCCGATGCTGCCCCTGCGGCTGTTCCGGGAGCGCCTGTTCACCGTGTCCAACACCGCCATGGTCGTGGTGGGGTTCGCGCTCATGGGCTCGTCGTTCTTCTTCTCCCAGTTCTTCGTGTACGTCCAGGGCAGCTCGATCCTGCGCGCCGGCCTGCAAACCCTGCCGATGTCGCTCGGGATGGTGATCGTCAGCCCGTACGCGGGCCGGCTCGCCGCCCGGCACGGCTTCCGCGTCGTGGTGACCATCGGCCTGGCGCTGGCCGGCCTGGGGCTGCTCGCGCTCGGGACCGTGCACGCCGACACCGGCTACGGGAACGTGTGGTGGCGGCTGGGAATCGTGGGCGTCGGCTTCGCCCTGACCATGTCGCCGCTGACGGGAGCCGCCATCCAGGCGGTCAGTGCGCGGGAGGGCGGCCTCGCCTCGGGCATCAGCAGCACCACCCGGCAGATCGGCGCGGTGCTCGGCGTGGCAGTGCTCGGAGCCGTCGTCCGCGCCCGGCAGTCCGGCGGCGCGTCCTTCGAGGCCGGGCTCGACAGCGCCTTCCTCGTCGCCGGTGCCGCCACGACGGCCACCGCCGTGTTCACCGGTCTGTGGCTGGCGAGGTCTCATCCCGCGGACGGCTCGGCGGCGCCGCTGCGGTCCGCCGACCCGGCCGAGGTCACCGAGTCGAACAAGGCGTCCACGAGCAGCCGTTGA
- a CDS encoding TetR/AcrR family transcriptional regulator has protein sequence MSEPQRTRRPGGRSARVGAEVHRAVTDLIGERGYGNFTVGEVAVRAGVADSTVYRRWGSLEALLTDVALTRLNAQSPMPDTGNLVGDLRTYAAQVAREITGPDGLLLVRLAVALSSIGPQGLRARDDLRDERTRQLQSMLDRATERGERAPDALDVLDHILAPMYIRVLFGMELTPEYVDGLVDRML, from the coding sequence ATGAGCGAGCCACAGCGAACCCGACGGCCCGGCGGGCGCAGCGCCCGCGTCGGCGCCGAGGTGCACCGGGCCGTCACCGACCTGATCGGTGAGCGCGGCTACGGCAACTTCACCGTGGGGGAGGTGGCGGTCCGCGCGGGTGTCGCCGACAGCACCGTCTACCGACGGTGGGGCAGCCTGGAGGCCCTGCTCACCGACGTGGCGCTCACCCGCCTCAACGCGCAGTCGCCGATGCCCGACACCGGGAACCTCGTCGGCGACCTGCGGACGTACGCGGCTCAAGTGGCCCGTGAGATCACCGGGCCTGACGGACTGTTGCTGGTGCGCCTGGCCGTCGCCCTGTCGAGCATCGGCCCACAGGGTCTACGGGCTCGTGACGACCTCCGCGACGAACGCACCCGGCAGCTGCAATCCATGCTCGATCGCGCGACCGAACGCGGCGAGCGGGCGCCCGACGCCCTCGACGTCCTGGACCACATCCTGGCCCCGATGTACATCCGCGTCCTGTTCGGCATGGAGCTCACGCCGGAGTACGTCGACGGACTGGTCGACCGCATGCTGTGA
- a CDS encoding cold-shock protein translates to MATGTVKWFNAEKGFGFIEQDGGGPDVFAHYSNINASGFRELQEGQKVTFDVAQGQKGPQAENIVPA, encoded by the coding sequence ATGGCTACTGGAACCGTGAAGTGGTTCAACGCGGAAAAGGGCTTCGGCTTCATCGAGCAGGACGGCGGCGGCCCCGACGTCTTCGCCCACTACTCGAACATCAACGCCTCCGGCTTCCGTGAGCTCCAGGAAGGCCAGAAGGTGACCTTCGACGTCGCCCAGGGCCAGAAGGGCCCGCAGGCCGAGAACATCGTTCCCGCCTGA
- a CDS encoding cobalamin B12-binding domain-containing protein — protein MSQPASADDTLQLDAPDGAAPRAGAVRSECRGLARAAMRLDSESVQEHLNAFVREHGVVAAWEEVMMPTLHAVGRKWETAGDRFVEVEHLLSWHVSTALRNAPLLLDRRPPVRGVPPVLLACVPGEQHTLPLEAVYAALTLAGLPVRMLGAAVPAEALTESVRRTGPAAVMLWSQSRSSASTPLAAHLARTAWGLKGARQYPRVHLAGPGWGPTSIEGTKRPGGLREAMAGFNELLSPARDTN, from the coding sequence ATGTCGCAGCCCGCCTCGGCGGACGACACCCTCCAGCTCGACGCACCGGACGGCGCGGCGCCGCGGGCGGGCGCGGTCCGGTCCGAGTGCCGCGGGCTCGCCCGTGCCGCGATGCGCCTCGATTCCGAGTCCGTGCAGGAGCACTTGAACGCGTTCGTGCGCGAGCACGGTGTGGTGGCCGCCTGGGAGGAGGTCATGATGCCGACGCTGCACGCGGTGGGCCGGAAGTGGGAGACCGCGGGCGACCGCTTTGTCGAGGTGGAGCACCTGCTGTCCTGGCATGTGTCGACGGCTCTGCGCAACGCCCCGTTGCTCCTCGACCGTCGGCCGCCCGTCCGCGGAGTGCCGCCGGTCCTGCTGGCCTGCGTACCCGGCGAGCAGCACACGTTGCCGCTGGAGGCGGTGTACGCGGCGCTGACGCTGGCGGGTCTGCCCGTGCGCATGCTGGGCGCCGCGGTCCCGGCCGAGGCGCTGACGGAATCCGTCCGGCGCACCGGTCCCGCCGCCGTGATGCTGTGGTCGCAGTCCCGTTCCTCGGCGAGTACGCCGTTGGCGGCGCATCTGGCCCGCACCGCGTGGGGTCTGAAGGGGGCACGCCAGTACCCTCGCGTCCATCTCGCGGGCCCCGGGTGGGGTCCCACGTCCATCGAAGGAACGAAACGTCCCGGCGGGCTGCGGGAGGCGATGGCCGGATTCAACGAGTTGCTGTCCCCGGCGCGCGACACGAACTGA
- a CDS encoding sigma-70 family RNA polymerase sigma factor: protein MTAQPAIESPTPAPWAPVEESRADEQLAVGLRDGQEAALEAAYQRWGTLVHTLAHRSLGDPREAEDVCQQVFLAAWRGRSGFDPARGTLAGWLVGITRRKVADALSARTRRAELVAASGAALNVTAQVTHDMANHVLDQVVVQHELTNLPAPQRRVLELAFYEDLTQPQIAERTGLPLGTVKSHARRGMHRLRERLVRSDFSAARG from the coding sequence ATGACTGCTCAACCCGCCATCGAGTCGCCGACGCCCGCCCCCTGGGCTCCCGTCGAGGAGTCCCGCGCCGACGAGCAGCTGGCCGTCGGCCTGCGGGACGGGCAGGAAGCAGCCCTGGAGGCCGCCTACCAGCGGTGGGGCACGCTCGTGCACACGCTGGCCCACCGCTCTCTCGGCGACCCTCGCGAGGCAGAGGACGTCTGCCAGCAGGTCTTCCTCGCCGCCTGGCGCGGCCGTTCGGGCTTCGACCCCGCGCGTGGCACGCTCGCCGGCTGGCTCGTGGGGATCACCCGCCGGAAGGTGGCCGACGCGCTGAGCGCCCGGACCCGCCGCGCGGAACTGGTGGCCGCGTCCGGCGCCGCACTGAACGTCACCGCGCAGGTGACCCACGACATGGCCAACCACGTCCTCGACCAGGTGGTCGTCCAGCACGAGCTGACCAACCTGCCCGCACCGCAGCGCCGGGTGCTGGAGCTCGCCTTCTACGAAGACCTGACCCAGCCCCAGATCGCCGAGCGGACCGGACTGCCCCTGGGCACGGTGAAGAGCCACGCCCGCCGGGGAATGCACCGCCTGCGCGAGCGGCTCGTACGCAGCGACTTCTCCGCGGCGCGCGGCTGA
- a CDS encoding DUF5914 domain-containing protein: protein MTSRPNRRTRFPLTLRSSPVAWEQQRPTWREARPAVIDSALKRAQARASGNWFVIGASRDVPERTPWGRTVGGRELVVWRDDRGEVVAGPGACPHLGAPLKDSPVRCGTLVCHWHGLHLDGKGFPGWEPLPVHDDGVLVWVRLDAVGAEPPLDRPVVPARPAPASAVTAVYTGAGACEPEDIVANRLDPWHGAWFHPYSFVDLRVVDSPDEGEADASDAFVVEVSFKLTSRLVVPVRAAFTAPEPRTVVMHIVDGEGQDSVVETHATPLTPPGHAQPRTAVVEAVIATSGRPGFSVARHAAGALRPVMRAAAGRLWRDDLAYAERRWQLRSRGQLPY from the coding sequence ATGACCTCGCGACCGAACCGAAGGACCCGCTTCCCGCTGACCCTGCGCAGCAGCCCCGTCGCCTGGGAGCAGCAGCGGCCCACCTGGCGTGAGGCGCGCCCGGCCGTGATCGACTCCGCGCTGAAGCGGGCCCAGGCACGCGCGTCCGGCAACTGGTTCGTGATCGGCGCGAGCCGCGACGTCCCCGAGCGCACTCCGTGGGGACGGACCGTCGGCGGGCGGGAGCTCGTCGTCTGGCGCGACGATCGGGGCGAGGTGGTGGCCGGACCGGGAGCCTGCCCGCACCTGGGCGCACCGCTCAAGGACAGCCCCGTACGGTGCGGAACCCTCGTCTGTCACTGGCACGGCCTGCATCTCGACGGGAAGGGGTTCCCCGGCTGGGAGCCGCTGCCCGTGCACGACGACGGCGTCCTCGTCTGGGTGCGGCTGGACGCCGTCGGCGCGGAGCCGCCGCTCGACCGGCCTGTCGTCCCCGCTCGGCCCGCGCCGGCGAGCGCGGTCACGGCCGTCTACACGGGGGCGGGCGCGTGCGAGCCGGAGGACATCGTGGCCAACCGTCTCGACCCCTGGCACGGGGCCTGGTTCCACCCGTACTCCTTCGTGGACCTTCGCGTCGTCGACAGTCCCGACGAGGGCGAGGCGGACGCGTCGGACGCGTTCGTCGTCGAGGTCTCGTTCAAGCTGACGTCGCGTCTGGTGGTCCCGGTGCGTGCCGCGTTCACCGCCCCCGAGCCGCGGACGGTCGTCATGCACATCGTCGACGGCGAAGGGCAGGACTCCGTCGTCGAGACGCACGCCACCCCGTTGACGCCACCGGGCCACGCACAGCCTCGGACAGCGGTCGTGGAGGCGGTGATCGCGACGTCGGGCCGCCCGGGGTTCAGCGTCGCGCGGCACGCGGCCGGGGCGTTGCGGCCCGTCATGCGTGCGGCGGCGGGACGGCTGTGGCGCGACGACCTCGCCTACGCGGAGCGCCGCTGGCAGCTCCGCTCGCGAGGGCAATTGCCGTACTGA
- a CDS encoding phytoene/squalene synthase family protein: MTLRELDAAGITDPALRAAYEHCRRLNARHGKTYFLATRLLPVDRRPAVHALYGFARWADDIVDSLADDVSAADRVTALDRLSTRLDSGLRAGHSEEPVVQAVADTARRYSIDHAHFADFMTAMRDDLTVTDYATYADLRRYMHGSAAVIGLEMLPVLGTVVPREEAEPYAAALGVAFQLTNFLRDVGEDLDRGRVYLPADLLDAHRIDRDILQWSRDTGRRSSRITRALTEFEALTREEYRAALPGLAMLDPVSRPCIRTAFVLYSGILDAVAADGYAVLHRRAVVPRRRRAAVALDGLVRVLHARLRHHDAHASTGTPHRHVDGTQTHDAPHETCGECASAASRETA; this comes from the coding sequence GTGACCCTTCGTGAACTCGACGCCGCCGGCATCACCGACCCGGCCCTGCGCGCTGCCTACGAGCACTGCCGCCGCCTCAACGCGCGCCACGGCAAGACGTACTTCCTCGCGACACGACTGCTGCCGGTGGACCGCCGCCCGGCCGTGCACGCCCTGTACGGCTTCGCGCGCTGGGCGGACGACATCGTCGACTCCCTCGCCGACGACGTGTCGGCCGCCGACCGGGTCACCGCCCTCGACCGGCTGTCGACGCGCCTGGACTCCGGCCTGCGCGCCGGACACAGCGAGGAGCCGGTGGTCCAGGCCGTCGCCGACACCGCGAGGCGCTACTCCATCGACCACGCCCACTTCGCGGACTTCATGACGGCGATGCGCGACGACCTGACGGTCACGGACTACGCCACCTACGCCGATCTGCGCCGCTACATGCACGGGTCGGCGGCCGTCATCGGCCTGGAGATGCTCCCTGTACTCGGCACGGTCGTACCGCGCGAGGAGGCGGAGCCGTACGCCGCCGCGCTCGGCGTCGCCTTCCAGTTGACCAACTTCCTGCGCGATGTCGGCGAGGACCTCGACCGCGGACGGGTCTACCTGCCCGCGGACCTCCTCGACGCCCACCGCATCGACCGCGACATCCTGCAGTGGAGCAGGGACACCGGCCGGCGCAGCTCGCGGATCACGCGGGCGCTCACGGAGTTCGAGGCACTGACCCGCGAGGAGTACCGGGCGGCGTTGCCGGGCCTGGCGATGCTGGACCCGGTGTCGCGGCCGTGCATCCGCACGGCGTTCGTCCTGTACTCCGGGATCCTCGACGCCGTCGCCGCCGACGGCTACGCGGTACTGCACCGGCGCGCCGTCGTACCCCGCCGGCGCCGGGCCGCGGTCGCCCTCGACGGGCTCGTGCGCGTCCTGCACGCACGGCTGCGGCACCACGACGCCCACGCGAGCACCGGAACGCCTCACCGCCACGTGGACGGCACGCAAACCCACGACGCACCACACGAGACCTGCGGCGAGTGCGCCTCCGCCGCGTCACGGGAGACGGCATGA
- the crtI gene encoding phytoene desaturase family protein, with amino-acid sequence MRTVSGRTDHVVVVGAGLSGLAAALHLLGAGRRVTIVEREAAPGGRAGSLLRGGYRIDTGPTVLTMPELADEAFAAVGESLADRVDLIPLHPAYRAAFADGSALDVHTDSEAMQQAVEEFAGPEAAAGYRRLRVWLHSLYRAQMKHFIDTNFDSPFQLLTPDLARLAALGGFGRLDARIRHFIKDERLRRVFSFQSLYAGVPPKRALAAYAVIAYMDTVAGVYFPRGGMHALPQGMADAAATAGAELRYGQEVLRLERSGDQVTAVVTDQGRIPCDAVVLTPDLPVAYRLLGRRPRRPVRLGHAPSAVILHAGTRRTWPQLAHHTISFGAAWHETFDELTRKGRLMSDPSLLITRPTTTDPGLAPPGRHLHYILAPCPNTDIGPGPAQWGDLGPRYRDELIAELERRGLDGLGASIEEQCLVTPADWTGQGHAAGTPFSAAHTFAQTGPFRPRNLVRGTRNVVLAGCGTTPGVGVPTVLLSGKLAAARITGLRSRAPRPAAGTPATGGGVPA; translated from the coding sequence ATGAGGACGGTGAGCGGGCGCACCGACCATGTGGTGGTCGTGGGTGCGGGGCTGTCCGGGCTCGCGGCGGCGCTGCACCTGCTGGGCGCGGGGCGCCGCGTCACGATCGTGGAACGCGAGGCGGCGCCCGGCGGCCGGGCGGGCAGTCTCCTGCGCGGCGGCTACCGCATCGACACGGGTCCGACCGTGCTGACGATGCCGGAACTCGCGGACGAGGCGTTCGCTGCCGTCGGGGAATCCCTCGCGGACCGCGTCGACCTGATTCCCCTCCATCCCGCCTACCGCGCGGCGTTCGCCGACGGCAGCGCCCTCGACGTGCACACGGACTCGGAGGCGATGCAGCAGGCGGTCGAGGAGTTCGCGGGACCCGAGGCGGCGGCCGGATACCGTCGGCTGCGGGTCTGGCTGCACAGCCTCTATCGGGCACAGATGAAGCACTTCATCGACACCAACTTCGACTCCCCGTTCCAGTTGCTCACCCCGGATCTGGCACGCCTGGCGGCGCTCGGCGGGTTCGGCCGCCTCGACGCGCGGATCCGGCACTTCATCAAGGACGAGCGGCTGCGCCGCGTCTTCTCCTTCCAGTCCCTGTACGCGGGGGTGCCGCCGAAGCGTGCGCTGGCCGCCTACGCCGTCATCGCGTACATGGACACCGTCGCCGGGGTGTACTTCCCGCGCGGCGGCATGCACGCGCTGCCGCAGGGCATGGCGGACGCCGCGGCGACGGCCGGGGCCGAACTCCGGTACGGGCAGGAGGTGCTGCGCCTGGAACGGTCCGGCGATCAGGTCACCGCCGTCGTCACCGACCAGGGGCGGATCCCCTGCGACGCGGTGGTTCTGACACCCGATCTGCCCGTCGCCTACCGCCTCCTCGGCCGTCGACCGCGCCGTCCCGTCCGGCTCGGGCACGCCCCGTCGGCGGTGATCCTGCACGCGGGAACCCGTCGCACCTGGCCCCAACTGGCCCACCACACCATCTCGTTCGGCGCCGCCTGGCACGAGACGTTCGACGAACTCACCCGCAAGGGAAGACTGATGTCCGACCCGTCGCTGCTCATCACGCGGCCCACCACCACCGATCCCGGCCTGGCTCCGCCCGGCAGACACCTGCACTACATCCTCGCCCCCTGCCCCAACACCGACATCGGTCCCGGGCCGGCGCAGTGGGGCGACCTGGGCCCGCGCTACCGGGACGAGCTGATCGCGGAGCTGGAGCGCCGCGGCCTGGACGGCCTCGGTGCGTCGATCGAGGAACAGTGCCTCGTGACCCCGGCCGACTGGACGGGTCAGGGCCACGCGGCCGGCACCCCCTTCTCGGCCGCCCACACGTTCGCCCAGACGGGCCCGTTCCGCCCTCGCAACCTGGTGCGCGGCACACGGAACGTGGTCCTCGCGGGCTGTGGGACCACGCCGGGCGTCGGCGTGCCGACGGTGCTGCTGTCCGGAAAGCTCGCCGCGGCCCGCATCACCGGCCTGCGCTCGCGTGCCCCGCGGCCGGCCGCGGGCACCCCGGCCACGGGCGGCGGTGTACCGGCGTGA
- a CDS encoding polyprenyl synthetase family protein: MVGAAGVRPARTGGGRDRAPPGGRPRTDTDLRAGPRRHHGRRADAPRTPGDACRPLLPAPAGSGVDRARFGQSAAILAGDLALAWADDEVAALEPPRGRAGAVREVWARMRMEMVAGQYLDIHGEFTRERSVGRAVRAACLKTALYTVERPLQLGALLGGADEDTVRALCSAGRCAGLAFQLRDDLDDVFGGPRHDKPAGQDVRSGKPTYLAAVAQARAESGGDRRALAVLRRSLGRSDLDDRGLAEVREVFDATGAARLVEEKIARLVAQGLRHLDSVAVDPVASERLVALMRTAVKVPSHAAHAAHQGVGSPECGMPFGSFVSVPAEGSR, from the coding sequence GTGGTGGGGGCTGCGGGCGTGCGGCCTGCCCGGACCGGAGGTGGCCGAGACCGCGCTCCGCCTGGGGGCCGCCCTCGAACTGATACAGACCTGCGCGCTGGTCCACGACGACATCATGGACGCCGCGCCGACGCGCCGCGGACGCCCGGCGATGCATGTCGCCCTCTCCTCCCCGCCCCGGCGGGGTCCGGCGTCGACCGCGCACGGTTCGGGCAGTCGGCCGCGATCCTCGCGGGCGACCTGGCCCTCGCGTGGGCCGACGACGAGGTCGCGGCGCTGGAGCCGCCCCGTGGGCGGGCCGGCGCCGTACGGGAGGTCTGGGCCCGGATGCGCATGGAGATGGTGGCGGGCCAGTATCTGGACATCCACGGTGAGTTCACGCGGGAACGTTCGGTCGGCCGGGCCGTGCGCGCCGCCTGCCTCAAGACCGCGCTCTACACGGTGGAGCGGCCGCTCCAGCTCGGTGCCCTCCTCGGCGGCGCGGACGAGGACACCGTGCGCGCCCTGTGTTCGGCGGGCCGGTGCGCGGGGCTCGCCTTCCAACTGCGCGACGACCTCGACGACGTCTTCGGGGGCCCGCGGCACGACAAGCCGGCCGGACAGGACGTCCGCTCGGGCAAGCCCACCTATCTCGCCGCCGTGGCGCAGGCCCGGGCCGAGAGCGGTGGCGACCGTCGTGCCCTGGCCGTCCTGCGCCGCTCGCTCGGCCGGTCCGACCTCGATGACCGCGGACTGGCCGAGGTGCGGGAGGTGTTCGACGCCACCGGCGCCGCCCGGCTGGTCGAGGAGAAGATCGCCCGGCTCGTGGCACAGGGCCTGCGCCACCTGGACTCGGTGGCGGTCGACCCGGTCGCGAGCGAGCGTCTGGTGGCTCTGATGCGTACCGCGGTGAAGGTCCCCTCGCACGCCGCACACGCCGCACACCAAGGCGTCGGCTCCCCGGAGTGCGGGATGCCGTTCGGCTCGTTCGTGTCCGTCCCGGCGGAAGGGAGCCGATGA